DNA from Thiomicrorhabdus sp. Kp2:
AGGTAAAATTCAGTTAGGCGAAAGCTATGTCATGTTTAAAGATAACCAGGCCTGGTTATTTGGAGCCCTAATCACACCACTAATGACCGCCTCTACCCACAGCTTTCACGACCCATTACGCACTCGCCAACTGCTTTTACACCGCCGTGAAATTAACCGCCTGCGTGGTTTAGTCGATATTGAAGGTTCAACCGTCGTCCCCTTAGAGCTCTATTGGAAACAAGGTAAAGTTAAATTAGCCATTGGTCTAGCCAAAGGTAAAAAACAACATGACAAACGTGCCACCATGAAAGAACGTGACTGGAACCGTGATAAACAAAGGATTTTAAAAGGCGATGTGCGATAAATTTTTAAACAAGTGCAAATAAGCTAGCCAGTATCTGTTTAATCACACAAATAACCTCTTTTTAAGTTTTTATTCACCTCCATCCCTTGAATTATTTTAATTCACCCCCAATAATACTCCAACTTAAAGAATATTCCCTCTGCCTAGCCAAAACATCGGCTTGACAGAAAAAAATTCGGGGCTGTACTGGTTTCGACGGGGAGTACAAAATTTGAGATGCATGTCGTGCCTGAATGATGCACGTAAATCTTTATTTCAACTTTGTTATAGTTGCAAACGACGATAACTACGCTCTAGCAGCTTAGGCCGCTAGTGCAGCCCAGGAAAGTTGTCTATGGCCCCTGACGCTGTATCATATTACATAGAACCGTGTTAAGTACGTGTTTGGGTACTTAGCATCAAACTTCACAAACTCGCTTAATGTGTTCCCTGCTGGCCGGGAAGCATTGTAGTTAAACGAATAGACCAAATAAACATGTAGAGTTTTAGATGGCGGCTTCGCGGACGGGGGTTCGACTCCCCCCAGCTCCACCAAATAATAATTAAACCACCTTTTTTGGTGGTTTTTTTATGCCCAACACAACCCAAAAATCCTAAATAAAACCCAAGCTGAAACCAATATAAGACTCATAGAACTCTAACTCATATTTTATTCATTTTATAATTTTCATATATACCTCTCTTCAACCTCTTGAAATACATCTATTGCGGTATAATTATAAAAATTTAAAAAAGAGTTATTTATGAGTAATCAAATAAGAAAACACATCATATCTTGGGATCAACTGCATAGAGATTGCAGAGCTTTAACGCATGAGTTACTTGCTCTTGATAAGAAATGGGATGGCATTATTGCTATTACTCGTGGTGGAATGATTCCTGCGGGGATTATTGCTCGTGAAATGGGTATACGTGTGGTGGATACAATTTCTGTAAGAACTTACAGCCATCAAGAGATTAGTGAACCACAGGTGTTAAATGATGTTACGGCAACAACAGATGGCGATGGCTTTTTATTGATTGATGATTTAGTAGATACTGGCAAAACAGCTAAATTTGTACGTGAACGTTTGCCAAACGCTTATTTTGCAACGGTCTATGCTAAGCCTGAAGGCCGACCTTTAGTGGATAATTTTATTACGGAAGTTCCGCAAGAAACTTGGATTTATTTTCCTTGGGATTTAGAACTCGATTACGTTAAGCCTATTTCTAAACATGCTGACGAATAGTTAATACCCGCCTGATTTTAAAGTTTGAAAGCGTTAGCTTAACTAACGCTATTCATTAAACAGTTTTGCGACTCTAATCTGAGCGATTTTAATCAGTTCAAAAATCGCTATGGGTAGTTCCTTTTCTTTTTCCCCTTCTATTCTTAATGCCATTTTTGAGAGAATCTCATCTTTTGACATTCCCGTAACCGCAATCACAAAAGGGTAATCCATCTTATTTTCATAGGATAGATTAAGCTTTTGAAATAAAGCTAGCTCTTCTGAAGATAAATTAGATAACCCCGCTTGCTTTTGTTCCGATTGCGAAAAGCCTGGTTCGGCTTTGCCAACGCCTAGTTTTGGGTGCATTCTCAAAGCATCTATTTGGTTTTTGGTAGATGCATTTAATATCGATATGGCTAATTTATTTTGCATATCAGCTAGATTTATAAATGGTCTACTATTAGCTAAGCTAGGTAAGACCCAGTCACAATGCTCTAATAGGGGCTCTGTTACCTCAATAAACTCTTTAAGAGAGAGTGCGTTAAGTTGATCTAAGGTCATAATTTCATCTCAAATATTGGGCTAGTTTCTAGTAATTAACTAGTTTCGGTTTATTAGCTAATTTCTAAAAGCCCATTTAGTCATGCGTTTTTCCATAATGGCAAAAATTGTATACATGGCTAAACCTTCTAAAGCTAAAACAACCAGGCCTGCAAAGACAAGTGGTACATCAAAGTTAGCTTGAGCTGAAAGCATTAAATGACCAACGCCTGCGTTTGCAGCTACGGTTTCGGCTACAACAGAACCTACAAAAGCTAACGTGATTGATATTTTTAACGCACCAAAGAAATACGGCAATGTATTTGGAATACCCACCTTAAACAGGATTTGACGTTTACTCGCTTTTAAAGCGCGCATTACATCAACCACTTCTGGTTCAAGAGTCGCTAAGCCAGTTGAAACATTCACAACAATTGGAAAAAATGAAATAATCCATGCGGTTAAAATTGCAGGGGTTGTTCCAATTCCAAACCATAAAACTAAAATAGGTACTACAGCCACTTTTGGAACGGTTTCAAAGGCAATAAATAGCGGGTAAAGTGCGTTATAAAGGGTTTTAGAGTTTCCTATTAAAGCCCCTACTGCAACACCAAAAACCACTGAAATAGCAAAACCAATAATGGTGGTTTTTAATGTTTGCCAGCCGTTATGAATAAGCGCATCTTGATATTCAATCATCGCCTGTAAGATTCGTATTGGTGATGGTAAAAAGTATTCTGGGATATTTCCCACCATACACACTAACTGCCATATAGCGATAGCTGATAAAAAAATAGCAATCGGCGCACCGTACTCATAGGTTTTTGATTCGGTTAAATTTGACCAAGCGGTTTTTTTCATGCCGCCTCCTTCGCCGCTTTAATGAACCCACGCAATTTTTGAACTAAATGGGTAAACTCTGCTTCATAACGAATATCAATTGACCTTGGCCTTTCAAATGACACTTGTTCATGATGAACAATTCGTCCTGGACGGGTAGACATAACGTAAATATCATCCGCTAAATAAGAGGCTTCTTCTAAATCGTGAGTAACCAAAAGCACAGTAAATTTTTTTGCTGCTTGAAGTTCACTTAACATAATCCACAACTCTTCTCTGGTGAATGAATCTAAAGCACCAAAAGGTTCATCTAAAATTAGTAAGCTTGGCTCATGCACCAAGGCACGACATATTGAAGCACGTTGTTGCATTCCCCCTGATAACTCCCAAGGAAAACTTTCCTCGTAACCTTTTAAGCCAACTTGCGCAAGAAGTTCTGTCGCTTTTTTTATGTACGCTTGTTTATTTCTACGATATTGACGTTCATAGTCTGGGCTGACTTCAAAAGGTAACAACACGTTATCAATGATATTACGCCAAGGCAGTAAGGTCGATTTTTGAAACGCCATTCCCACCCCAGAAACAGGGCCATTCACTTCTCTATTTGCCATAAAAACATAACCCAAAGTTGGGGCTTGTAGCCCCGACAAGAGTTTCATCATAGTTGATTTACCGCAGCCACTTGGACCGACAACAGCGGTAAAACTCCCTTTTTTTATAGTTAAGTCGACTTCATGAATAGCCATATCTTCAAGTTTCTCTGAGCCGTTATAGCTTAAAGAAACTTTTTCTAGCTGAATAAAATCTGACATACTTTACATTTCTCGTTCTGATTTCGCCGGTAAATATGCTTCAGTAAATACTGATTCTGCAGTAGGCTTGTTTTTAAAATCGTATGTAAAACCAATCTGCTCAATTGATTCAGATAAACGCCCATAATCAACGCCACCAAATCCTTTTGCTTTTACTTCATCAGTAACTACGTTATCGTTAATACACATTTGTAAACGCTCTAACTCAACCGCTTCTTTTGCAATTTGGTTTTTAGCCATTACCGATTTAATTGCTTGATCAGGGTGTTCAATAGTGTACTTCCAACCTTTTATAGTCGCCTTAATAAAGCTTTTAACTACATCAGGATTTTTCTCAGCGTACTCAGGGTTAACAATTAGGGTGTTTCCGTAAAGTTTTAGTCCGTGATCCGCCATTAACATGACATTAATATCTTCTGGCGCAAGACCAATTTTCTTTAAATTTAAAAACGACGAAAATGAGAAACCAGCAATTGCATCAACACGTTTTTGTACAAGCATTGATTCACGAACCGCAAAACTAACGTTATTTATTTCAACCTTTGAAGAATCAATACCCGATACTTTAGTGAATGCTTTCCACTGTGCATAAGCACCATCAGGAGCTGGCGCACCTAGAATTTTACCTTCTAAATCTTTTGGCGTTGAAACCCCTGTCTGTTTAGAACCAATAATGGCAAACGGTGGCTTGTTATAAACCATTAATATCCCTTTCAATTTAGAATCAGGGTTTTGGTCTTTGAATTTAACTAAAGAGTTAATATCCGCAAATCCAAATTCATATGTTCCTGAGGCTACTTTAGGAATTGCATCTAGCGACCCCTTACCCGAATCGATTGATACATCTAAACCTTCTTCTTTATAAAAGCCTTTATCAATTGCTGTTAAATAGGCTGCGGCTGGGCCTTCAAATTTCCAATCTAAGGTAAACTTTATTGATGTATCGGCAAAAGAAGTCATACTTGTACAAGCTAAAACAGCGGCGAAAAACATTTTTAATTTCATGAGAAACTCTCCGTTAATCTAATTTTTAATAATGAGTTAGTTAATGCTGACGCCGTTGCCAACGATTAGTTTTGAAAATATGAAAATATATAAATTTATTATTCTGGTGATGGATAGTGATTTTGATGCCAGTGTTCGGCAATTTGCTCACGGGTACAAACCCAAACGTCGGGTTTTGATTGAATATATTCAACAAAACGTTTAAGTGCGGCAAATCTACCAGGCCTGCCTATTAATCGACAATGCAGTCCAATTGACATCATTTTGGGTTCAGTTGCACCCTCTTCATACAGCACATCAAAAGAATCTTTTAAATATTGAAAAAATTGTTCACCCGAATTAAAGCCTTGAGCCGTTGCAAAACGCATATCGTTTGCATCTAAGGTATAAGGAACAATTAAATGGGGTTGGGCTTCTTTAGTCACTGGATTATCAACCCAGTAAGGCAAGTCATCTGCGTAAGAGTCAGCATCATATAAAGGTGTAGTTTGGGCTAAAATAAGACTACGTGTGCGCTCATTATTGCGACCAATATACCAACCCGCTGGTTTTTTCCCAGTCATTTTAGAGTGTATTTCTAATGCTCTTTGAATATGCATTTTTTCAACCGCTTCTGGAATATTGCGGTAATCAATCCAACGATAACCATGTGAGGCTATTTCCCAGTCGGCCTCAAGCATCGCTTGAACAATATCTGGGTTACGTTGCATTGCCATTGCAACTGCAAAAACGGTTACTGGTAGTTTGTGTTGAGTGAACAGTTTATGTAAACGCCAAAACCCAGCTCGTGAACCGTATTCATAAACCGACTCAATGCTCATATGGCGTTGCCCAGGCCATTCCGATGCTCCTACAACTTCAGAAAGAAAAGCTTCAGAGGTTTTATCACCATGTAGGATGCAGTTTTCGCCACCTTCTTCATAGTTAATAACAAATTGTACTGCGATTTTAGCGTTACCAGGCCAGGACACTTTAGGTACTGTTTGTCCATAGCCAATTAAATCTCTATCGTACATTTTTGCCATCTCTTAACCCCTTACTCTTTTCATATTCATTCCGCCTTAAATCCTTGATACCAGGCATTTAGCAATACTCGCTCTTGCTCCGTCATCTTGGTTAAATTTCCAATTGGCATGGCATGAGTTGTTACAGTCTGGGCATAGACCATATCGGCATGTCGCTCTAGATCTGCTTGAGTTTCTAACGCAACACCTTTAGGGGCTGATTTAAATGCAACATCCGTTGGTTGAACAGCATGACAAGTAGCACATCGTTGTTTTATAACAGGGGAAATTTGTTGATAACTTACGGCTGATACTAATGTAGTTTCTGGTTTTTTAGGCATGGTTAAGTAAGCAAGTATCGCCATTAAAATGGCCGCGGCAGGAAGCATCCACACTTTCTTTTGACCACGATTTTTTAGATTAAAGTAGTGTCTAACAAAAACACCAATTAACGATATAGCCGCCAGCACTAACCAGCTGTATTCACTACCAAAAGTTAACGGATAGTGACCACTAATCATGATAAAAAGAACAGGCAATGTGAAATAGTTGTTATGCAAAGAACGTTGAAAACCACGTTTTCCAACCATAGGGTCTGGCACTTGACCATTTTCCATAGCACTAACCATGGTTTTTTGTGATGGAATAATCACAAAGAATACATTGGCGACCATAATGCTACCTATGATGGCACCAACATGTATATAAGCGGCTTTTGCACTAAAAAGATTAGTAAGAATAAAAGCAACGGCCGTTAAGCCCAAAAAGATAATCCAAAAGAATAGAGCGCCATTTTCTACTAACTTGGTTTTACACAACTGGTCGTAAATAAGCCAACCAGCCAACATAGAAAACAAGCTAATCCCAATAGCCAAGCCTGGTGACATATCCGAAACAGATGCGTCAAGCAAGTACATACTTGGAGCAAGATAGAACACCAGAATCATCATGGCAAAACCAGTAATCCAAGTTAGGTAAGCTTCCCATTTAAACCAATGTAAAACATCGGGAAGTTTTTCAGGGGAGTTTTCAAACTTTTCAACATGATAAAAACCACCTCCATGTACAGCCCATAAATCCCCAGCTACACCTGTATTTAAATCAGGTTTATTACGCTCTAAATTACCTTCTAGCCAGTTAAAATAAAATGATGCTCCAATCCAAGCAATCCCAACGATTAAGTGAATCCACTTTACATTTAAATTTAACCACTCAATAATTTGAGGATCCATACTGCTCTCCCTAAACGGTTTAGAATACTTATCCCAAACTTTAGGGATAAGGTTAGATATCTTTTAATAAAGAATAAAGATCCGGCTCAACAGCCTTTTCATTAAGATGTAATCCATGTTCTATATGTTCAATATGCTCCATCATTAACTTTTCAGCATCTTCTGGTTTGCCGTTTTGCATAACATTAACCAAAGTATTATGGTCAATACATGCGCACCCACCAGAACCAGGAAGGTTGTATTGCGAAACAATTAATGAGGTTCTAGCAATAAGCTGCTTGGCAATTTCGGCTAAAGCTTCATTACCTGATGCTTCAGCAATAAAAAAGTGAAACTCTGTCGATTTTCTTAAACCTTTTGCAAGGTTACCCATGTCAAACATACGGTTCTCTTCTCGAACCATTGCACTCAACATTTCTGCCTGATAATTTGTTAAGCGGCCTGTTAACTTTTTAGCTAAAGCACCTTCAATGATTTTACGAGCTTCAAAATACTGACCTACCTCTTCAGGCGCAGTTGAAACCACACTAGCACCCACGTTTGGTTTTATTTCAACAACACCTTCATGCGACAATCTCAAAAGCACTCTGCGTATAATCGTACGACTTACACCAAATATCTCGGCTAGTGGTACTTCTGTTAAACGCGAACCAGGCTGTAATTTTTGTTCAAGTATCACATCGAATAATCTATCGTAGATGACCTGCTCTTGGTTCTTTGATCCTTTAGATTTATCCATTTGTAAGACTCCTTCCAATAGAAAAACCAATATCAAAAACGATAATCTGACATTGATTGTATACAATTTATTAAAACAATGGTAACTATTTTTTACCAATTATGAATTTATTAGATATTCTCATTGTAGTTTAAAGCAACCTCATATATACCTCAAGCCCCTATACAAGGCTTTTATCAGGTTTTACTCTATACATAGATTCAATACTTAATTTTAAACTTTTTTAGCCACTCATAGTGCAATATTAGGCAGATTTGTATACAAAACGCATAAAAATTGTGATTTCATGGATAATTAAATCTATTATTAAGAAAATAGATTGTGTACAATAAAGTCAAACATTTAAAACAAATTTGAAAGGATTTCATCATTATGAGCGGACTCACTACTCATGTTTTAGACACTAGCTTAGGTTTACCCGCTCATGGAGTGACTATCAAACTCTATAAAATTACAGATAAGGGGCAAAGCCTAATTGCAGAAACCACTACCAATCATGATGGAAGAACAGACAAACCACTACTTACAGCTGAGCAAATTACAACAGGCAAGTATCAACTGGTGTTTTCAATGGAGGATTACTTCAAAAAAACTCAGAACAACTTAGCGATGCCTTTGTTTTTAAGCGACATCCCCATTCAGTTTGGTATAGCTGATAGCACATCTCACTACCATGTTCCTTTATTAGTATCCCCTTTTGGCTTTAGCACCTACCGTGGTAGCTAATTCATATTGATTTAAAGCGAGAACACTATGAACTCAAACGATATTCAATTCTTTTTAGGCAAACAACAGATCAAAGTCAGTAGTTGCTCCCCCACCTTAACGCTCTTAAATTATCTAAGAACAGAAATGGATTTGCCAGGAACAAAAGAAGGCTGTGCTGAAGGAGATTGCGGTGCTTGTACTGTGGTTTTAGTGGAGTTAAACGATGGTAAACTTACATACAAAGCAGTCAATGCATGTATTCTGTTTTTGCCCATGTTAGATGGAAAGCAGGTTCTTACCGTAGAACACCTAAAAAGTGACAATGGCTTGCTACACCCTGTTCAACAAGCCATGGTTGATAGCCATGCATCTCAATGCGGTTTTTGTACACCAGGCATTGCGATGTCGGGTTATGCTCTATATCAAAATACTCGCCATTCCAAAACTCCAGAAAGCGAACTTAATCAAAACTACCAGGCCTGTCAAAACACATCTGAACAAACAGACTGTTTAAATAAAACCTTTGCAGGAAATCTATGCAGATGCACGGGTTACGGTCCAATTATTGAATCGGCAAAAAGCTTTATTCAGCACGCCCTTGAAAACCAAACCACCATTGAACTGGAAAACGCGAATTTAATTAAACAATTAGAAAGCATTGCTCCAACAAAAGAAAAGTCATTTACGCACGCCGCCCAAACATTTATACAGCCCAGTAATATCACAGAGCTTAATCAGGCTTTGGATGCTAAGCCTTCTGCCCACTTATTAGCAGGCGCAACTGACTTAGGTTTGTGGGTTACGAAACAACGCAAAAATCTCGAAACGCTAATTTACCTCGGCCAAGTACCGGAGCTTAAACAGATTACTGAAACCGATAATTATATTGAACTAGGCGCATCAGTCACTTACTCAGAGGCTTTACCAATATTAAGCAAGTATTTTTCACAAATGGAAGGCTACCTTGAACGACACAGCTCTACCCAAATTCGCAACTCAGGCACGGTTGTTGGCAATATCGCAAATGGTTCACCCATTGGTGACATCCCACCACCGTTAATTGCATTAGGCTCAAGCATTAAACTTACTAGTGTTCATGGTTCTAGAGAACTATTATTAGAAGACTATTTTATTCGTTACGGAAAACAAGACCGCAAATCAAACGAATTCATTGAAAAAGTTCGTATTCCTATCAAACATAAAGGCTCTTTTAGTCTCTATAAAATCTCAAAACGTTTTGAACAAGACATTTCTTCTGTCAGCGCCGCTTTTTATCTTGAACTGACAGACAACATAATTTCGTCAATACGTCTTTGTTACGGTGGCATGGCGGCAACACCATTAAGAGCAAAACAGACAGAAACAGAACTACTTGGCAAGCCTTTAAATGAAGAAACAATTAACCAGGCCTGCTTAAAACTTAGTGAAGATTATCAACCCTTATCGGATTTTAGAGCCTCACAAGTTTATCGTATGACCGTAGCTAAAAATCTGTTACGTAAGTTTTTTATTGAACAAAGCGCCACCGTTAATAACTCAACAAACAGCAATAACATACCCATACAAATTTTACATACTGGAGAGCTTAAACATGCTTAATAAGTCATTATCTAACGCCCCGCAACGTATGCCAAAAAGTATTAAATCGGGTGTTAGTGCCAAGGTAAAACACGACAGTGCCGACAAACATGTAAGCGGTGAAGCTTTTTATATTGATGACTTGCCTGAACCGCGCGATTTATTACATGTTTACATTGCACAAAGTGAATATGCTCACGCTAAAGTACTCTCTATGGATGTTTCAAAAGTAGAAGCGTTTCCAGGTGTTTGTAAAGTTTTAACCGTAAAAGATGTAACAGGTAAAAACGATTTTGCCCCAGTTGTTGATGGCGACCCTATTTTTGCCGATGGCTTAGTTGAATACATTGGTCAATCACTATTTGCAGTTGCGGCAGATTCTATTGATATTGCTAGAGAAGCCGCTCAATTAGCGGTAATTGAATATCAACCTCTTCCTGCCATTACCACCGTTAAACAAGCACTAGAACAAAACTCTTTTGTTTTGGAATCTAAAACCTTTTTACGTGGTAATCCTGAAGAAAAACTCAATCAAACTGAGCACCGAATTCAGGGTGAAATTGAAATTGGCGGACAAGATCATTTCTACCTAGAATCTAATGTGGCTATGGCCATACCTGGTGAAGATAACGACATTAAAATTCACAGCTCCACTCAACACCCAACAGAAGTACAGCACTGTTGCGCTAGAGCCATTGGCTTACCAGACCACGCTATTCATGTTGAAATGCGCAGAATGGGTGGCGGTTTTGGTGGTAAAGAGTCGCAACCAGCCCTGTTTGCAAGCATAGCTGCCTTGGTTACACATCATACTAAACGCCCAGCAAAAGTGCGTTTAGACCGCGATGACGACATGATAATGACTGGCAAACGCCATGACTATGTCATTCAATACGATGTAGGCTTTAACCAAGAGGGAGTAATTGAAGCCATTGCATTTGAAGCCGCTTCACGCTGTGGAATGTCAGCAGACTTATCGGCATCCATTAATGATAGAACCATGTTTCATTTAGATAATGCTTACTATTTAGATAATGTATCCATTATTTCACACCGCTGTAAAACACATACTGTTTCAAATACCGCTTTTCGTGGTTTTGGTGGCCCTCAAGGTATGGTGGCTATGGAACGAGTAATAGATGAAATTGCCTGCCATCTACAACAAGATTCCTTAACAATTCGCAAACGCAATTATTATGGCATAGTTGATAGAAATATCACGCCCTATCATATGCCCATTACCGATAATATCATTCATGAAATCACCGCGGAATTGGAAGCCAGTTCTGACTACAATAATCGTCAAAAAAGTATTATTCAATTTAACGCAAGTAGCCCATACATTAAAAAAGGGATTGCTCTTTCTCCCGTTAAATTTGGTATCTCATTCACAGCTACCCACCTTAACCAAGCAGGCGCTTTGTTACACATTTACACTGATGGTTCAATCCACCTAAACCACGGTGGAACCGAGATGGGGCAAGGTTTGTTTACCAAGGTTGCACAAATTGTGGCCGAAGAGTTTCAGGTTGAAATTGAACAAATTAAAATCACCGCTACCGATACCGCCAAAGTACCTAATACTTCACCTACGGCAGCATCTAGCGGCTGTGATTTAAACGGTAAAGCCGCACAAAATGCCGCTATTATTTTGAAAAACCGTTTGATTGAGTTTGCCAGTGAAAAATATGCCATTGAACCTTCAAACATCTTTTTTACAGCCAATGGCGTTTTGGTTGGTGACGAGTGCATCGCCTTTAAAGATTTAGTAATGCAAGCCTATTTTGCGCGAATCTCACTCTCTACAACAGGCTATTATCAAACCCCCAAAATTCACTTTGACCAAACGATGGGTAAAGGTCATCCTTTCTTCTATTTTGCTTACGGAGCTGCCGTTTCTGAAGTAACTATTGATACCCTAACGGGAGAATATAAGGTTGACCGAGTGGATATTGTTCACGATTGCGGTGACAGCATTAACCCCGCTATTGATCTAGGCCAAATAGAAGGCGGGTTTATTCAAGGTATGGGCTGGCTTACAACTGAAGAACTTGTTTACGATGACTCTGGTCGCTTAAGAACTCACGCACCTTCAACCTATAAAATACCATCCTGCGGTGACCGCCCTAGAGAGATGAATATACATTTACGCTGCGATGCCAATAGAGAAGATACCGTTTATCGTTCTAAAGCGGTTGGCGAACCACCACTAATGCTTGGAATCAGTGTTTTTAATGCCTTAACTAATGCGGTAGCGAGTGTAGCAAATTACCAGGCCTGTCCAAAACTGGATGCTCCTGCAACACCTGAAAGAGTTCTGTTAGCGTGTGAAGCTTTACGCCAAAACAGCTTAGGAGAAACTCATGCTTAACTGGAACACTCTCATACAGTTTGCTAGCAAACAGACTGAATTTATTTTAGTTACCGTTGGTATGGTAAAAGGCTCATCACCAAGAGAAACTGGTGCCAAGATGCTCGTAACCGACCACCAAGTGCTTGGAACGATTGGCGGCGGTAACTTAGAGTTTTTTGCCATAGAACACGCTAAACAGTGTTTAGTAAGTTCTGCTAAAAATGAAGTAAGCCAACACACAACCTCTTTAACACCGAGCTATGACCAGTGTTGTGGCGGAGTGGTTCAATTGATTTTTGAGCGAATAGATCC
Protein-coding regions in this window:
- the xdhB gene encoding xanthine dehydrogenase molybdopterin binding subunit, with the protein product MLNKSLSNAPQRMPKSIKSGVSAKVKHDSADKHVSGEAFYIDDLPEPRDLLHVYIAQSEYAHAKVLSMDVSKVEAFPGVCKVLTVKDVTGKNDFAPVVDGDPIFADGLVEYIGQSLFAVAADSIDIAREAAQLAVIEYQPLPAITTVKQALEQNSFVLESKTFLRGNPEEKLNQTEHRIQGEIEIGGQDHFYLESNVAMAIPGEDNDIKIHSSTQHPTEVQHCCARAIGLPDHAIHVEMRRMGGGFGGKESQPALFASIAALVTHHTKRPAKVRLDRDDDMIMTGKRHDYVIQYDVGFNQEGVIEAIAFEAASRCGMSADLSASINDRTMFHLDNAYYLDNVSIISHRCKTHTVSNTAFRGFGGPQGMVAMERVIDEIACHLQQDSLTIRKRNYYGIVDRNITPYHMPITDNIIHEITAELEASSDYNNRQKSIIQFNASSPYIKKGIALSPVKFGISFTATHLNQAGALLHIYTDGSIHLNHGGTEMGQGLFTKVAQIVAEEFQVEIEQIKITATDTAKVPNTSPTAASSGCDLNGKAAQNAAIILKNRLIEFASEKYAIEPSNIFFTANGVLVGDECIAFKDLVMQAYFARISLSTTGYYQTPKIHFDQTMGKGHPFFYFAYGAAVSEVTIDTLTGEYKVDRVDIVHDCGDSINPAIDLGQIEGGFIQGMGWLTTEELVYDDSGRLRTHAPSTYKIPSCGDRPREMNIHLRCDANREDTVYRSKAVGEPPLMLGISVFNALTNAVASVANYQACPKLDAPATPERVLLACEALRQNSLGETHA
- the xdhA gene encoding xanthine dehydrogenase small subunit, with the translated sequence MNSNDIQFFLGKQQIKVSSCSPTLTLLNYLRTEMDLPGTKEGCAEGDCGACTVVLVELNDGKLTYKAVNACILFLPMLDGKQVLTVEHLKSDNGLLHPVQQAMVDSHASQCGFCTPGIAMSGYALYQNTRHSKTPESELNQNYQACQNTSEQTDCLNKTFAGNLCRCTGYGPIIESAKSFIQHALENQTTIELENANLIKQLESIAPTKEKSFTHAAQTFIQPSNITELNQALDAKPSAHLLAGATDLGLWVTKQRKNLETLIYLGQVPELKQITETDNYIELGASVTYSEALPILSKYFSQMEGYLERHSSTQIRNSGTVVGNIANGSPIGDIPPPLIALGSSIKLTSVHGSRELLLEDYFIRYGKQDRKSNEFIEKVRIPIKHKGSFSLYKISKRFEQDISSVSAAFYLELTDNIISSIRLCYGGMAATPLRAKQTETELLGKPLNEETINQACLKLSEDYQPLSDFRASQVYRMTVAKNLLRKFFIEQSATVNNSTNSNNIPIQILHTGELKHA